A stretch of DNA from Pangasianodon hypophthalmus isolate fPanHyp1 chromosome 2, fPanHyp1.pri, whole genome shotgun sequence:
TATCGGACTCCATCACGGTCTCGCTCTCGTTCCTGGGATCGTTTCCGGCGCAGTGAGACTCCGCCACACTGGAGATTGGAGATGCAGAGAACCCAGAAGGCCAAACCCAATACGCAGACCACACAGGAGCGCTGGATCAAAGGAGACAAGTACGACTGGCCCACATGAGCACAAGCAATTTCATTACTCTGGCACACACTATTGTTTATACACAGAAGCTTTTAACTGGTAATagaatgattttaaaatcaGGCTGTTTGAAACTTCCCAGCGCTAACAAACAGACGACTCAGAATAAGTGCGATCTGGATGTATTTTAACAATTCAAACAAAGCAGACAGCAAACTGTCCTGTGTGAAAATATAGAGAGGAAGAACTACAGCTTCTTCATACAAGTAACTTGATAtaacatttgaaaaataaaactgagcACGAGTTTATGGCTAGCAGCACACGCAAGCAATCAAGGctgtatacacacaacactaggTGAGTGAAAAGAACAGCTCTTACTAGACACGAGACAGAATAACATTGTCTCATATCACTATACAGAATACTGGCGAGACGAaatttgcttctctgaggtgtaCCGtgatattttcctttaatatttattatgagCTCCACCTCTTCTTACACACTAGGCAGCAGCACCAGAGGTAGTAGCATACAAAGCATGAAGTTTGCGAGTGGGGAAAACTAACTGCTTCTACACATGCTCACTTTAATAGTCCAAAACGTTAAGCTAATCAGAAGGAAGTGTTATGACGCATGTCAAACACAAGGGCTGCAGAGTCGTTTCATTTGGCCTGCATGAACttgggggaaaataaaaataataccgaaatacactacagtacactacagctccacattttcacactatccaGAATTAAACAGCAGATCTGTAGCCTAGCCATACAGAGGTGGTTACGATAAACCACTGTATATACGTGTACTCTGGTTTCTACCACAGCTGGCTTGACCTCAGTCTAAAATGCGGATTAAAACACCTGCGTGCAGCGCTTGATACGTCACCCTCGCGTCTAAAAATAATTCAGAAGCACATTGTGTGTCAGAGAGCGGTGAAAACACACATGATTATgctaaataacaaattaaaggCACAATCTACCGTCAAACAATCTTTCTGTATTAATAACGTTActatgaaatacatttattagtgtaaaagattaaaatagcATTAATAATAGGGGAAGATTATACCTTATATATCCTGAGCTACTCTTCTTACAATGTACTGATATTGCGGTGGTTCAATTTGTcgtcattataaaataaatgtattaaaatgtaatatttcgTCAATATTTTCTCGTGTAGACTGCATTGGGATATTGTCTTGTATCGTGGCTGTAGTGTATCATCTCTTGTCTAGCTCTTAACCAATATGTTCTTAACCATCAGTCGCTTGCAACATCGAAGATGAGATTTCAACGCGTTAAAAAAAGACGGTACTTAGAGCTGTGCAGAAGCTCTAAGTGAAATAAAACCCGATATTCTCCACTGCAGCTCTACACGATGCAAAgtatatatgaaaaaatgtagctagctattGCGCGTCATTTAAAAtcagttagctaatgttatagAGAATGAACCTAGTAAAACACTCGTTTTAAATATGTTACTCATTTCTGTGTTAGAAGAACTCATAGACTCGTACTCAGTCTGAAAAAATGGTATCCGTGTATCCCTAATTATAACTACAATAATTACTGTGTGTTGGTCTCTTCCAGAGGGGATGTGTCTCAGGAGAAGACCGAAACCACAGAGCAGccggagaaagagaaagcagacaCTGCGCAGGTACGAGAGAGGAAGGACTCTGAGCGAGAGAAGAAAGGCACCAAGAGGAACAAATCAAGCAGCCCAGATAAAGGACGAGAGAAGAAGAGCGGCAGACATCACTCTAGGAGCCAGGAGAGGGACAAACGAAAAAAAGCAGATGGAGAGGCGGAAAAGAGGAAGGGGCGCAGTCGCAGCAAGAGCAAGGAGAAGAAAGGAGAGGAGGATCAGAAACGCAGCAGAACAGATGACAAAAGGGGCCAATCGAGCAGCAAAGACAGGAAAgacaaagacacaaaaaagGACAGAGAGGACAGCAAGAGCAAGGAGCGGCCTAAGCAGTCTGAGAGAGACGCAAGGGACAAGAGGGATGACGCCAAAAAGACAAAGAATGGAGAAACTCGGCGTGAAAGATCAcgaagcagagaaagagagcgcgACATCAGGAGACGGTCCAGGTCTCGGTCCAGGTCCCGGTCCAGATCGAGAGGGCGTGGCAAGCGAGAAAGGTCACGCAATAGGGGTCAGGGCAAGCGACGAAGCAGCAGCCGGGACAGGAAGTCACGTCGATCAAAAAGCAGGGATCAAAGAGACAGAGGCAGGGAGCATGGGAGAGACCGAGAGGAcggagagaagaagaaaagcgaCATTAAATCTGATGAAGCGAAGAGCAAAGAGAGCAGAGCAAGAGACCAGAGCTCTAAAGAGCGGTCTAGTCAAAAACGCCggagcagagagagaagtgCCAAACGGAGACGTGCgaaaagcagcagcagctcagacagCGACACAGACAAGCGCAAAAAAAGAGGGAAGAGTGAGAGCCCCAAAAGCAGAGAGCGAGCAAAAGACAAATCACGCAGCCCCAAGAAGGATCACAAGAATGAGAAAAAGGACTCCAGCTCGAGCGACAGTGACTGATACTGCCCAGGACCTCCACATCCTCTGAACACCTCATCCAGTCTTAAGAACTACTGACGCACCGATCCCATGTGTCCACTCGCAATGCGATGCCGAGGTTAGAGATCAGAGTGCCGGCTGATATCACACTGATCCaagactgacttttttttttttttttctttcttttcttttcttgtttttaaacGCAGCAGTTTGGCAAACTTGGATTTCTCCTCATCCCAAATGTAGCCAAGATATGTTTGATTTCTGACATTTGCTTCTgggtagctaacaagtaatgacgaatcaaaaatgtattagctagctagcaagtaaAAACTTAATTCCCATgattttggttgcctggaatcCGAACTGAAtcggctaaaaagtggtaggtAACGTaatgtaaaaacaacaaaaaaaataaaaatggagagCTGTTTAGCTAGTTAAGGGAATTaatacagacacaaaaaaaaaagtatgtaaatTCCCACAGTGAGGCCAAAGTCATCACCCTTTTCTAACAAAGTATCTGAGGGAGCACGTTGTGTTCGTTGTCGATTTAACAATTTGGGAAGTTATCGGCCAATATTTCGACTGTTAGCTGCAGTGTTCCGTCTTTGCATCACAAATAACATACAGgggtgtccgaaaagtcaggaaccaatcagagtaaaactacatatacttaattttgtatttattattcacaACATATGCTCTATATGGTGTCCCTTACGCTCTACACGTTTTCtcagtatcttttttttattttttttttaaattggagtAATATATCTGCTCACCGTATTCCTATTGATTCCTGACTTTTCAAACCCCCTGTATATTCCTTGTGATGTGATAGACTCTGGCTAGCATCCTTTATTTATCTTTGATTATGTTTAACCTTGAGGTGACTGACTTGTACTGCTTTCGAAGCAGGAGAGTTAAATCACAGCTTTGCGctgcacttctttttttttctttctttcttagtttCGTCAGTGATTCCGCATACCTAATGTGTTAATGTCATGTGTGCATGCTAATTAACCCAACCtttgtgtagtgcagcaggtgatGGGATTCAGAACGAGTCATACgcactatagttacagcattgcGGTCCGTCACACAACCATGAATTACattgttacctttttttttttttatttatttttttcccctggttGCTGTacgagagaggaagagaaacacTGCCAACTAACCTACTGAGCCTACGTGTCCCCTGGGCAACTGTGAATAAAAACTTAAGAGCCAGGACACACAATCTTTCTACTGATTAATCCACCTCTGATGATATAATTCCACTtcatatattgtgatacatgcTCTATTCCAGCTATTTTACacaattatttctttaataatgaGATCACACAGCTTAACAATGTCATTTCTTTCAAGTACATGTAGATATGGCTATGTATTTATGCAAAAGACTTAAATTACTAGCTcgagtgcaaaactaaagaagcaaacatcagaCCCAAACACACCCTGGCTGTTTTGACTACATTTGGGACGTTGTGAACTTTGCATTTAAGAATGGTAGCTGtcttaaaaaaacatatctcTGCTTTAGATTTCAATGATctctgcagtgttttatctcCAAAGGGCCGCTCTTGTCCCAAATCAAACCAAACATCGCTTGCTGGCTAAAGGCGAGTGTCATTTCAGCTCAGCTTCAAGCACGAGTGAGCTTTATTCGATGTTTGATCTTGGTCTTCAAACGAGTTGTGATTTGTACCAGACATGAAGGTCTGCAGCCACATCGGCCTTTTGCAGGTAAGACTGGATGTCCCTGAATTAGCCTTTTAAAGGGTTACCGATGTGCACACGGAGCCAAGACGACGTGATTCAGAGACTGGTGGTTCGTGAGAAGTAAAGTGGCGGcagtctttttctcttctttcctccaTGCTGTTTGCAGGAGCTGTATTTCAAACTGGATCTACTTTTAGTTAGCATAAAATGGATGATCGTGCTTTCCCTGAGGTCCTACGCGACCTATGTCGCTGTTCTGCTCGGTGTTTAGTGTGAGACAGGATGGGAATTTAGATTTTTTGGAGTTTTATATGGGGTTTTATGTATGTAATGTCCACATACAAGTGTCGGTTCTGTTTGAAAATTAAATCCGATTCTGAAAATATCTTAAgtcgtggtttttttttttgtt
This window harbors:
- the ppig gene encoding peptidyl-prolyl cis-trans isomerase G: MGVKVPRPRCFFDIGIGNTLVGRVVFELFSDVCPKTCENFRCLCTGERGIGKTTQKPLHYKGCLIHRIVKDFMIQGGDFSEGNGRGGESIYGGFFEDESFSMKHNKEFLLSMANRGKDTNGSQFFITTKPTPHLDGIHVVFGQVISGQEVIRTIESQKTDTNSRPYAEVKVLNCGELVPKSKAKKEKKKKQQSSSESSDDSSSSSESSDESEESDKEDKKHKKKHKKEQKKKKKEQKHKKKKEKGSDDEEEAKEEKPQQPVSSVRPDEVPPIPENRFLMRRSPQPQPKEEQGKDKPKENSGKERQRERERDRERDRERDRERPMVNSRPNRTRLVMTRSGRRIKGRGPRRYRTPSRSRSRSWDRFRRSETPPHWRLEMQRTQKAKPNTQTTQERWIKGDKGDVSQEKTETTEQPEKEKADTAQVRERKDSEREKKGTKRNKSSSPDKGREKKSGRHHSRSQERDKRKKADGEAEKRKGRSRSKSKEKKGEEDQKRSRTDDKRGQSSSKDRKDKDTKKDREDSKSKERPKQSERDARDKRDDAKKTKNGETRRERSRSRERERDIRRRSRSRSRSRSRSRGRGKRERSRNRGQGKRRSSSRDRKSRRSKSRDQRDRGREHGRDREDGEKKKSDIKSDEAKSKESRARDQSSKERSSQKRRSRERSAKRRRAKSSSSSDSDTDKRKKRGKSESPKSRERAKDKSRSPKKDHKNEKKDSSSSDSD